DNA from Mesorhizobium sp. B2-1-1:
ACGAGCACCAAATTACGATCAGGAACGCAAAGAACGCGATCGCCAGAAGGCGGCCAAGAAGGCCGAAAAGCTGGCGGCCAAGGCTGCGGCGCGGGAGCGTCAGAAACCCGAGACTGACGCCGAGATTGAAACAGAGGAATGACGGCGCGCGGCGGCAATCCGGCCTGGATCAGGCCGGCGCCTTGTCGCTGACGAAGACGTCCACTTCACGCGCCGCCGCGATAAAGGCGCGCCTTGCGTTCATGGCCGGCTTGTCGCCGGCCAGCGCATCGTGGCAGGCCTGCAGCGCCGCGCGATGCTTGGGGGTGCGCTTGCCGGGCCAGCTGTTCATGAGATAGTCGGAAGCCTCGCGGGCCGAGCGTAAGAGCTGTGTACTTCCCGCCGTGACTGATTTGACGGTCACGGGTACTTCAAATCGGTTGTTTTCCATCGCCCGGTCCTACGCCATCGGCGTCCGCGAAGCGAGGCCGAAAGTGGGGCTCGGGGCCGGTGGTCCTTTTTTCGGCGGCGAGTGGCCTGCCCTGCAGGCCGCATTATGCCGCCACGACGGCAAATCCCCTGGCGCGAAGGCCGCGGCGATCATTGGCCAGCGACGTCAACAGACGGTCGCGACTGCCCACGATATGCTGCGAGAGCAAGCGCGCGGCTTCCTGTGCATCGCCGCTCCGCACGGCGGCCAGGATGGCATGATGTTCGGCCCACGCGCGGCCAAGGGCCGCTCCATCGCGTACCTCCAGCCAACGGGCGCGCGAAAGCCTGGTCATCGCGTCGCGGACGGCCCGAAACAGGAATTCATTGCCGGACAGTCGCGCCAGCTCGATGTGGAAATCCATGCCGACGCGATGCCATTCCTCGCGCGGAGTGTCGTCGTCGCAGGAGACGAGCATAGCCTCGATGACATCGACGGCACTTCTGTCGGCAAGCCCGCATGTCAGCCGCAAGGCCGCGACCTCGACCGCTTCGCGGTAGACCGCGATCTGCTCGAGTTCGGCCAGGTTGATGGGCGAGACCGTCCAGCCGCGCCCGTCCCTGCCGACCAGCCCTTCGGTTTCGAGCCGCAGCAGCGCAGCCCTGACCGGCGTGCGCGAGGCGCCGAAGCGGCTTTCGATCCAGCGCTCGGTGAGTTTCTCACCCGGGCCGATCTCAAGTCCAAGGATCATCTCGCGGAGCTGCCGTTCGACGTTGTGCATCTGCGACATCGTTGTTGCCTTTTCACGTGCCCGCATTGACAGCGGTCGGGCTGTGGGTCCATGACGGATACCGACTTGGTATCCCAAAATGGTATCCACAACAATCCCTGGCACACGCAGGCACGGCATGACGCAGAACGATACGGAACAGGGCGGCTACAATATCCACTGGCGGCGCAATCTCGCCGTCTGCTTCGCGGGTTCGTTCAGCACGCTCATCGCCATGACCCTGCTCTTGCCGTTCCTGCCGCTCTATGTCGAGCAACTGGGCGTCGAGGGCCATGCGGCGATCGTGCAATGGTCGGGCATCGCCTATGGGGCGACCTTCTTCGCGGCGGCGCTCGTTGCGCCGTTATGGGGACGGCTCGGCGACCGCTACGGCCGCAAGCTGATGCTGGTGCGCGCCTCCTTCGGCATGGCGATCTGCATGTCGCTGACCGGAATGGTCGAGACGGTCTGGCAATTGGTGCTGCTGCGCCTGCTGATCGGCTTTGCCGGCGGCTATTCCTCCGGCTCGACCATATTGGTGGCCATGCAGACGCCGAAGGACCGCTCCGGCTGGGCGCTCGGTGTCTTGTCCGCTGGCATCACGGCAGGTTCGCTGGTCGGCCCCTTGCTCGGCGGCGCGCTGCCGCCGGTAATCGGCATCCGCGCGACCTTTCTGTTGTCCGGCGGCGTCATCTTCCTTGCCTTTCTGGCGACGACATTCCTGATCAAGGAGAACCAGCGCCCGCAAGCAAGCAAAGCCGCGACGGCGGCAAAGCCGAAGAGCGGCTGGTCGCAAATTGCCGACAAGCGTCCGGTCGTGGCCATGCTGACGACCGGCATGCTGCTGGCCTTCGCCACCATGTCGATCGAGCCGATCATCACCGTCTATGTGCAGCAGCTGATCGAGGACCAGAGCCGGGTGACGCTCGTTGCCGGCGTGGTGATGTCGGCGGCCGCCCTTGGCGCAATCCTGTCGGCGTCATGGCTTGGCAGGCTCGCCGACCGCGTCGGTCACTGGAACGTCGTCGTCGGCGCGCTGGCCGTGTCGGCGCTGCTGCTCATTCCGCAGGCCTTCGTCACCGACGGCTGGCAACTGATCGGGCTGCGCTTCCTGATGGGCCTGGCGCTCGGCGGTTTGCTGCCTTGCATCACCAGCGTCATCCGCCACAACATTCCCGACGGCGTCGGCGGCAACGTGCTCGGTCTTTCGATCTCGGCCCAATATGTCGGCCAGGTCGCCGGACCGCTTGCCGGCGGTTTCGTCGGCGGCCATTTCGGCATGCGGGCGGTGTTTCTCGGCACGTCGGTGCTGATGGCGCTCGGCGCGGTCTACAACTGGATTGTCCAGGCGCGGCGGACGCGGAATATGTTGATGGAAGCGGGCAAGCCCTGACGAACTGCCCAGCCGATCAACC
Protein-coding regions in this window:
- a CDS encoding DUF982 domain-containing protein, yielding MTVKSVTAGSTQLLRSAREASDYLMNSWPGKRTPKHRAALQACHDALAGDKPAMNARRAFIAAAREVDVFVSDKAPA
- a CDS encoding GntR family transcriptional regulator yields the protein MSQMHNVERQLREMILGLEIGPGEKLTERWIESRFGASRTPVRAALLRLETEGLVGRDGRGWTVSPINLAELEQIAVYREAVEVAALRLTCGLADRSAVDVIEAMLVSCDDDTPREEWHRVGMDFHIELARLSGNEFLFRAVRDAMTRLSRARWLEVRDGAALGRAWAEHHAILAAVRSGDAQEAARLLSQHIVGSRDRLLTSLANDRRGLRARGFAVVAA
- a CDS encoding multidrug efflux MFS transporter, which produces MTQNDTEQGGYNIHWRRNLAVCFAGSFSTLIAMTLLLPFLPLYVEQLGVEGHAAIVQWSGIAYGATFFAAALVAPLWGRLGDRYGRKLMLVRASFGMAICMSLTGMVETVWQLVLLRLLIGFAGGYSSGSTILVAMQTPKDRSGWALGVLSAGITAGSLVGPLLGGALPPVIGIRATFLLSGGVIFLAFLATTFLIKENQRPQASKAATAAKPKSGWSQIADKRPVVAMLTTGMLLAFATMSIEPIITVYVQQLIEDQSRVTLVAGVVMSAAALGAILSASWLGRLADRVGHWNVVVGALAVSALLLIPQAFVTDGWQLIGLRFLMGLALGGLLPCITSVIRHNIPDGVGGNVLGLSISAQYVGQVAGPLAGGFVGGHFGMRAVFLGTSVLMALGAVYNWIVQARRTRNMLMEAGKP